In one Silene latifolia isolate original U9 population chromosome 10, ASM4854445v1, whole genome shotgun sequence genomic region, the following are encoded:
- the LOC141607612 gene encoding uncharacterized protein LOC141607612, whose product MVAWMIMQDGLNLKTKLHAIGLCPDEDCILCGEQPETSNHLFSECRFTSKVKDRIAEWIGKPMPGLNALLLSASKNRIQWKAFACVQVAFWYTIWFQRNSARHQLCVQRPDIVAQRTKQLIRERVCSKMGNLGNNGAIDWQASIGFVC is encoded by the coding sequence ATGGTTGCTTGGATGATTATGCAAGATGGACTAAACCTGAAAACCAAGCTACATGCTATTGGTTTATGCCCTGATGAGGACTGTATCTTATGTGGGGAACAGCCTGAGACTAGTAATCACTTATTCTCAGAGTGCAGGTTCACTAGCAAGGTGAAGGATAGAATTGCAGAATGGATAGGTAAGCCAATGCCTGGTCTCAATGCATTACTACTATCTGCAAGCAAGAACAGAATTCAATGGAAGGCCTTTGCGTGTGTCCAAGTAGCTTTTTGGTATACCATTTGGTTTCAGAGAAACAGTGCGAGACATCAGTTGTGTGTTCAGAGACCTGACATTGTAGCACAAAGAACCAAGCAGCTTATTCGAGAGAGAGTATGTAGCAAAATGGGTAATCTAGGAAACAATGGTGCCATTGATTGGCAGGCAAGCATAGGTTTTGTATGCTAG